A single window of Nicotiana sylvestris chromosome 3, ASM39365v2, whole genome shotgun sequence DNA harbors:
- the LOC104212318 gene encoding uncharacterized protein yields the protein MASLTILLRHSGKWNDEGNYIDFSIEGILIKEYASFNDLVVSISNQLGEAIGVFELHKDLIISKTNQKEVMAGQVYKDKATLKEVMENYAIAQSYALLCISKDCEWRFKASSINKSELFKVREFNDNHTCPLKDKVYEQRQASSSLIGGMIRPKLTNHKRKYTPRDIIDDVKSDLGVNVTYMLAWRAKEKAINFLRGEPVDSYKKLPEYLYTMDMTYPGSHIRIVKSPKNEFMYVYISLYVFIRGFDHCRPIVVVDSSHLKSYYTGTFVSTSTLDGAGHILPLAYGVIGSENDVAWTWFFEKFKIAYGERENMCIVSDRNESIIKSISRVYPDVPHFACINVYKKFKKSHAKLSEIYFSMAKAYTQAEFDNLMEKVEKVDIMVKEYLELVGYEKWTRLYDLLTGDGQ from the exons ATGGCAAGTTTAACAATTTTGTTGCGTCATTCTGGCAAGTGGAACGATGAGGGCAATTACATCGATTTTTCAATTGAGGGAATACTGATAAAGGAGTATGCCTCTTTTAATGATCTGGTTGTTTCAATTTCAAATCAACTGG GAGAAGCGATTGGAGTGTTCGAACTCCACAAGGATTTGATAATTTCAAAAACTAATCAAAAGGAGGTTATGGCTGGACAAGTTTATAAGGATAAGGCTACATTGAAAGAGGTGATGGAGAATTATGCTATAGCTCAAAG CTATGCATTATTATGCATTTCAAAAGATTGTGAATGGAGGTTTAAGGCTTCAAGTATTAACAAATCAGAACTATTCAAAGTGAGAGAATTCAATGATAACCATACATGTCCGCTGAAGGACAAGGTGTATGAGCAGCGGCAGGCTAGTAGCAGCCTTATAGGTGGTATGATAAGGCCTAAGCTTACAAACCATAAGAGGAAATACACTCCAAGggatattattgatgatgtgaaatCAGATTTAGGTGTAAATGTTACCTACATGTTGGCGTGGAGGGCTAAAGAAAAAGCAATAAATTTTCTGAGAGGTGAACCGGTTGATTCATACAAAAAATTACCAGAATACTTATATACAATGGATATGACATATCCAGGTTCCCACATAAGAATAGTAAAATCGCCAAAAAATGAATTCATGTACGTGTATATATCCTTGTATGTCTTTATAAGGGGGTTTGATCATTGTAGACCCATTGTTGTTGTGGATAGTAGTCACCTAAAATCTTACTACACCGGGACATTCGTTTCGACAAGCACGTTGGATGGTGCAG GTCATATATTGCCACTAGCATATGGTGTTATTGGTTCAGAGAACGATGTTGCTTGGACGTGGTTCTTTGAGAAATTCAAGATAGCATACGGTGAAAGGGAAAACATGTGCATCGTTTCAGATAGAAATGAGAGTATCATTAAATCTATATCGAGAGTGTATCCAGATGTACCGCATTTTGCTTGTATAAACGTATATAAGAAATTCAAAAAGAGCCATGCCAAGTTGAGCGAGATATACTTCTCTATGGCAAAAGCATACACACAAGCTGAATTTGACAATCTGATGGAGAAAGTGGAGAAGGTAGATATTATGGTGAAAGAATACTTAGAGTTAGTTGGTTACGAAAAGTGGACTAGGTTGTATGACCTGTTAACAGGGGATGGACAATGA
- the LOC104212317 gene encoding uncharacterized protein — MTSNIAESINAALVSARELPIYDFLEEVRKMFGRWNCSNRKEATQTYTTLGKKYQEMLTLNEEMSTRMTVVPLTEYLYTVNDGGRNYTACLLERKYVCGRFQVDELPCPHAWAVLKSKFLMPEEYCSNYYKPNTIVMTYDLSVYPLPDRNDWNIPEHVAEEVVLPPKWKIPPGRPKKKRNKTLSELMQPKN; from the exons ATGACGTCAAATATTGCTGAGTCAATCAATGCCGCACTAGTTTCAGCAAGGGAATTGCCAATATACGACTTCCTCGAAGAAGTTAGGAAGATGTTTGGACGTTGGAATTGTAGTAACCGCAAAGAAGCTACACAGACATACACGACGCTTGGAAAAAAATACCAGGAGATGCTGACTTTGAATGAGGAAATGTCTACACGTATGACT gtGGTACCATTAACTGAATACTTATATACGGTTAACGATGGTGGGAGGAATTACACGGCCTGCCTGTTAGAGAGAAAATATGTTTGTGGGAGGTTCCAAGTTGATGAATTGCCATGCCCACATGCTTGGGCTGTATTGAAGAGCAAGTTTCTAATGCCAGAAGAATATTGCTCTAACTATTACAAACCAAATACAATTGTAATGACATATGATTTGTCAGTGTACCCGCTACCGGACAGAAATGACTGGAATATACCAGAACATGTTGCAGAGGAGGTTGTACTACCACCCAAATGGAAAATACCTCCTGGAAGGCCAAAGAAGAAGCGCAATAAAACATTAAGTGAATTGATGCAGCCAAAAAATTAA
- the LOC104212316 gene encoding small ribosomal subunit protein uS14z/uS14y/uS14x, whose amino-acid sequence MGHSNIWNAHPKNYGPGSRTCRVCGNPHAIIRKYGLMCCRQCFRSNAKEIGFIKYR is encoded by the exons ATGGGTCACTCCAACATCTGGAACGCTCACCCCAAAAACTACGGCCCTGGCTCTCGCACCTG CCGCGTATGTGGCAATCCCCATGCCATCATTAGGAAGTATGGGCTCATGTGCTGCAGGCAGTGCTTCCGCAGTAATGCCAAGGAAATTGGCTTCATTAAG TACCGCTGA